Proteins from a genomic interval of Cucumis melo cultivar AY chromosome 7, USDA_Cmelo_AY_1.0, whole genome shotgun sequence:
- the LOC103493240 gene encoding transcription factor bHLH149-like: protein MDADESNNSTTLLPHLANKQPPKILIVKPTQYRGKIDIQQQIYSFMLAKALCRFTNPRSSSLSNGNLVRQTADSILVATIKGRTRWSRAILATRFHQRFARRRQRMKTILLACKPELKNKKARKLPMLQRKVKILGGLVLNCRKLSFPIFWKKRRIIYRL from the coding sequence ATGGACGCCGATGAATCTAACAATTCCACAACTTTATTGCCGCACCTAGCCAATAAGCAACCACCTAAAATTCTAATCGTCAAACCTACACAATACAGAGGGAAAATTGATATCCAACAACAGATCTACTCATTTATGCTCGCGAAAGCGCTTTGCCGATTCACTAATCCACGCTCCTCATCTCTAAGCAACGGAAACCTTGTTCGCCAAACTGCAGATTCTATACTTGTCGCTACAATCAAGGGAAGGACTCGATGGAGTCGAGCGATTCTAGCCACTCGATTCCACCAGAGGTTTGCTAGACGACGACAGAGGATGAAAACAATATTGCTCGCTTGTAAACCAGAGCTTAAGAACAAGAAGGCTAGGAAGTTACCGATGTTGCAGAGAAAGGTGAAAATTCTTGGTGGTTTGGTTCTTAATTGTCGGAAACTCTCGTTTCCAATCTTCTGGAAGAAGCGACGGATTATATATCGGCTTTAG